The Flavobacterium commune genome contains a region encoding:
- a CDS encoding LOG family protein, translated as MRLEDFDNDEEKIIQNSLKQKTWNEIRTNDSWAIFKIMSEFVNGYENMGRIGPCVSIFGSARTKADDKYYQLAEKIAFKISKAGYGVITGGGPGIMEAGNKGAHLGGGTSVGLNIELPFEQHFNPYIDHDKNLNFDYFFVRKVMFVKYSQGFVVMPGGFGTLDEMFEAITLIQTKKIARFPIILVGSSYWSGLIDWIKAVLVEQEKTVSPEDLHLIKIVDHEDEVVEVLDNFYKKYTLKPNF; from the coding sequence ATGAGACTAGAAGATTTTGATAATGATGAAGAAAAAATAATCCAAAATAGTTTAAAACAAAAAACATGGAATGAGATTCGTACCAATGACAGTTGGGCAATTTTCAAAATCATGTCGGAATTTGTGAATGGTTATGAAAACATGGGACGTATTGGTCCTTGTGTTTCTATTTTTGGATCAGCCAGAACAAAAGCTGATGACAAATACTATCAACTAGCCGAAAAAATTGCTTTCAAAATCAGCAAAGCCGGTTATGGTGTCATTACCGGTGGTGGTCCCGGAATTATGGAAGCAGGAAACAAAGGGGCTCATTTAGGCGGAGGAACTTCGGTAGGCTTGAACATCGAATTGCCATTTGAACAACATTTTAATCCTTATATCGACCACGATAAAAACCTGAATTTCGATTATTTCTTTGTTAGAAAAGTAATGTTTGTCAAATATTCACAGGGATTTGTGGTCATGCCGGGTGGTTTTGGAACATTAGACGAAATGTTTGAAGCCATTACTTTAATTCAAACCAAAAAAATTGCTCGTTTCCCTATTATTTTAGTCGGTAGCAGTTATTGGTCCGGATTAATCGACTGGATAAAAGCAGTCTTGGTAGAACAGGAAAAAACAGTAAGCCCTGAGGATTTACATCTGATAAAAATTGTTGATCACGAAGATGAAGTAGTCGAAGTTCTTGATAATTTCTACAAAAAATACACTCTTAAACCTAATTTTTAA
- a CDS encoding alpha/beta hydrolase: MNKIKFSLFFLFLLKSLFVLSQVPKEIPLFPNGIKDNPIVHEQKESYVDSLVKPGSLSQKNRVFSNISEPAYMIFPASESNNKHIATIIFPGGGFVTNWVDKEGTDLALWLSNQGITCMVVKYRTNKKDANGKFIIPMEKVYFEELKKDVNASVMTMTGLADKLKFDKDKIGVLGFSAGGFISEWLTFTTVSEKMPWKPAFVGLIYAGDKIKLLENVKDKSTLPPFFMAIARDDKKWTLKRALPFLSAVVAEVDKSELHVYSKGDHGFGLAYNEGHSVEMWKNSFYNWLLDIYEK, encoded by the coding sequence ATGAACAAAATCAAATTCTCTCTGTTCTTTTTATTTCTTTTAAAAAGTCTTTTTGTTTTGAGCCAAGTTCCTAAAGAAATTCCTTTATTTCCAAATGGCATAAAAGACAATCCAATCGTTCATGAGCAAAAAGAAAGCTATGTCGATTCGCTTGTAAAACCAGGTTCTCTATCACAAAAAAATCGTGTTTTTAGCAATATCTCTGAACCTGCCTATATGATTTTCCCAGCATCCGAATCCAACAACAAACACATAGCCACAATCATATTTCCCGGAGGTGGTTTTGTTACTAATTGGGTTGATAAAGAAGGAACTGATTTAGCATTATGGCTTTCCAATCAAGGTATTACCTGCATGGTAGTAAAGTATCGAACCAACAAAAAAGATGCAAATGGTAAGTTTATCATCCCGATGGAAAAAGTCTATTTTGAGGAACTTAAAAAGGATGTAAATGCGAGTGTAATGACGATGACAGGATTAGCCGATAAATTAAAATTTGACAAAGACAAAATAGGCGTACTTGGTTTTTCGGCAGGTGGATTTATATCGGAATGGTTGACTTTTACAACGGTTAGCGAAAAAATGCCCTGGAAACCAGCTTTTGTAGGCCTAATTTATGCTGGAGACAAAATAAAATTATTGGAAAACGTCAAAGATAAAAGTACTTTACCTCCATTTTTTATGGCTATAGCCAGAGATGATAAAAAATGGACTTTAAAACGAGCACTTCCTTTTTTGTCGGCTGTTGTAGCCGAAGTTGACAAATCTGAATTACACGTTTACTCTAAAGGAGACCATGGATTTGGATTAGCTTATAACGAAGGACATTCAGTTGAAATGTGGAAAAATAGTTTTTACAATTGGTTATTAGATATTTACGAAAAATAA
- a CDS encoding MepB family protein has protein sequence MIAIPNFLYKTNELVFNKLGLEIKSISLEKESADYNPCQLLLNEKKALFRTAKITPTKTGQFVTLWKRIPKGPIAPFAIEDNFDLVIINTETENHFGQFVFPKSILIEKGIFSTALKEGKRAIRVYPPWDKTTSKQAQQTQQWQLKYFMVIPFEKDVASQLYF, from the coding sequence ATGATTGCTATTCCTAATTTCCTATATAAAACTAACGAACTTGTTTTTAACAAATTAGGCTTAGAAATCAAAAGCATCTCTTTAGAAAAAGAAAGTGCCGATTATAATCCTTGTCAACTATTGCTCAATGAGAAAAAAGCACTTTTTAGAACCGCTAAAATCACTCCCACAAAAACAGGACAATTCGTTACCTTATGGAAAAGAATCCCCAAAGGTCCAATCGCTCCTTTTGCAATTGAAGACAATTTCGACTTAGTGATTATCAACACCGAAACCGAAAATCATTTTGGACAATTTGTATTTCCAAAATCAATACTTATTGAAAAAGGCATTTTTTCAACCGCTTTAAAAGAAGGCAAACGTGCTATTCGTGTTTATCCGCCTTGGGATAAAACAACAAGCAAACAAGCTCAACAAACACAACAATGGCAATTGAAATATTTCATGGTAATTCCTTTCGAGAAAGACGTAGCAAGCCAACTGTATTTTTAG